In Bacillota bacterium, the following proteins share a genomic window:
- a CDS encoding energy-coupling factor transporter ATPase has product MVKPAGGPAVRVEELAFQYQGGGEILRGISFTLEPGDFLVVLGANGAGKSTLCYLLTGIVPNIYAGRRSGTVEVVGVDPWEYRLAELTDRVGLVMQNPESQISMPIVEMEMGLALANRAVPAEEIRRRVEWALEVVDLAGYRRRPTKALSGGQKQRLVLGAALTSLPPLLVLDEPTAQLDPLGSRELLRAISKLRQERRVTIVMTTHKTEEVLGLATHALVLEEGRAVAYGPYAEVMRQVDLLETAGVQAPPAEHVAWRVRRRGVALPPGPAEEAVVEALRSRARAPVPVPRRERPAATRPPVLELEHVTFRYPGQERPALEDVSLRAGEGEFVGVVGQNGSGKSTLLKLLAGLIRPQEGSYRLAGRETAPLSVAAIARQLGLVLQDPDYQLFNPSVLEEVAFGLRNQGLPEEEVLARSRAALAAVRLEAQTELFPFRMSFGDRRKLAVAAVLALEPKVLVLDEPTTAQDYRGRYLLADLAAELRARRGHTVLMVSHDIDLVARYVDRLVVMRDGRITVDAPLEEALAQEDELRATHVSVPTVTRIARRSGVFDGLVADEESLLAAFPGGERREHAL; this is encoded by the coding sequence ATGGTAAAGCCGGCCGGCGGCCCGGCCGTCCGGGTGGAGGAGCTCGCCTTCCAGTACCAGGGGGGCGGGGAGATCCTCCGGGGGATCTCCTTCACCCTGGAACCGGGCGACTTCCTGGTCGTCCTGGGGGCCAACGGCGCCGGCAAGTCCACCCTCTGCTACCTGCTGACCGGGATCGTGCCCAACATCTACGCCGGGCGGCGCTCGGGCACGGTGGAGGTGGTGGGCGTCGACCCCTGGGAGTACCGGCTGGCCGAGCTGACCGACCGGGTCGGGCTGGTGATGCAGAACCCCGAGAGCCAGATCTCCATGCCCATCGTGGAGATGGAGATGGGGCTGGCGCTGGCCAACCGGGCGGTGCCGGCGGAGGAGATCCGACGGCGCGTGGAGTGGGCGCTGGAGGTGGTGGACCTGGCCGGCTACCGCCGGCGCCCCACCAAGGCGCTCTCCGGAGGGCAGAAGCAGCGGCTCGTCCTGGGTGCCGCGCTCACCTCGCTGCCGCCGCTCCTCGTCCTGGACGAGCCCACCGCCCAGCTGGACCCGCTGGGCAGCCGCGAGCTGCTCCGGGCCATCAGCAAGCTCCGCCAGGAGCGTCGCGTGACCATCGTCATGACCACCCACAAGACCGAGGAAGTCCTCGGCCTGGCCACCCACGCGCTGGTGCTGGAGGAGGGGAGAGCCGTCGCCTACGGCCCGTATGCCGAGGTGATGCGCCAGGTCGACCTCCTGGAGACGGCCGGCGTGCAGGCCCCGCCGGCCGAGCACGTCGCCTGGCGCGTGCGCCGGCGGGGCGTCGCGCTGCCCCCGGGACCCGCGGAGGAGGCGGTGGTGGAGGCGCTGCGGAGCCGGGCGCGGGCGCCGGTGCCGGTGCCCCGGCGGGAGCGGCCGGCCGCGACGCGTCCGCCCGTGCTGGAGCTGGAGCACGTCACCTTCCGCTACCCCGGCCAGGAGCGCCCCGCCCTCGAGGACGTCTCGCTGCGCGCGGGGGAGGGCGAGTTCGTCGGCGTCGTCGGCCAGAACGGCTCCGGCAAGAGCACGCTCCTCAAGCTCCTCGCCGGCCTGATCCGCCCCCAGGAGGGGAGCTACCGCCTGGCCGGGCGCGAGACCGCGCCGCTCTCGGTGGCCGCGATCGCGCGCCAGCTGGGGCTGGTCCTGCAGGATCCCGACTACCAGCTCTTCAACCCTTCGGTGCTGGAGGAGGTCGCCTTCGGCCTGCGGAACCAGGGCCTGCCCGAGGAGGAGGTGCTGGCGCGGAGCCGGGCGGCGCTGGCCGCCGTCCGCCTGGAGGCGCAGACCGAGCTCTTCCCCTTCCGGATGAGCTTCGGCGACCGCAGGAAGCTGGCCGTGGCCGCCGTCCTGGCGCTGGAGCCGAAGGTGCTGGTGCTCGACGAGCCGACCACCGCCCAGGACTACCGCGGCCGCTACCTGCTGGCCGACCTGGCGGCCGAGCTCAGGGCGCGCCGCGGCCACACCGTCCTCATGGTCTCGCACGACATCGACCTGGTCGCCCGCTACGTCGACCGGCTGGTGGTGATGCGCGACGGGCGGATCACCGTCGACGCCCCGCTGGAGGAGGCGCTGGCGCAGGAAGACGAGCTGCGCGCCACCCACGTCTCCGTCCCGACGGTGACCCGCATCGCGCGGCGGAGCGGCGTCTTCGACGGCCTGGTGGCGGACGAGGAGTCGCTGCTGGCCGCCTTTCCGGGTGGTGAGCGCCGTGAACACGCCCTTTGA
- a CDS encoding energy-coupling factor transporter transmembrane component T, which produces MSAVNTPFEYQDGESFLHRLHPNVKLAWVLLTLLVVLAPYGLNAGSFLGLALWLAFDLACWLAAGLDFRRFWVLFRILLFTFAFLVVSQALLYATGPDLFRIGPLPVKRDGLAFGLLLSLRILVAMSVMPVFISTTSPGKLMAALLRLGLPATPVLMFLSALTFTSTVFEMWQSIVDAQRLRGFDVNAMPLWQRARKGYIPIVVPLVLMLFRKGNDLDIALGTKGVGAVRRPTDLEPVSFGLGEAGFSLALLAMCLVFVAAFSGRLLS; this is translated from the coding sequence GTGAGCGCCGTGAACACGCCCTTTGAGTACCAGGACGGGGAGAGCTTCCTCCATCGCCTCCATCCCAACGTCAAGCTGGCCTGGGTGCTGCTGACGCTGCTGGTGGTGCTGGCGCCCTACGGGCTGAACGCGGGCAGCTTCCTCGGGCTGGCGCTCTGGCTGGCCTTCGACCTGGCCTGCTGGCTGGCGGCGGGGCTGGACTTCCGCCGCTTCTGGGTGCTCTTCCGCATCCTGCTCTTCACCTTCGCCTTCCTGGTGGTCAGCCAGGCGCTCCTCTACGCCACCGGGCCGGACCTCTTCCGGATCGGGCCGCTGCCGGTCAAGCGCGACGGCCTGGCCTTCGGCCTGCTGCTCTCGCTGCGCATCCTGGTGGCCATGTCGGTGATGCCGGTCTTCATCTCCACCACCTCGCCCGGCAAGCTGATGGCGGCGCTGCTGCGCCTGGGCCTCCCGGCGACGCCGGTGCTCATGTTCCTCTCGGCGCTCACCTTCACCAGCACCGTCTTCGAGATGTGGCAGAGCATCGTCGACGCACAGCGGCTGCGCGGCTTCGACGTCAACGCCATGCCGCTCTGGCAACGGGCCCGCAAGGGATACATCCCCATCGTCGTCCCCCTGGTGCTGATGCTCTTCCGCAAGGGGAACGACCTGGACATCGCGCTGGGCACCAAGGGCGTCGGCGCCGTCCGCCGGCCCACCGACCTGGAGCCCGTCTCCTTCGGGCTCGGCGAGGCCGGCTTCTCGCTGGCGCTCCTGGCCATGTGCCTCGTCTTCGTCGCGGCCTTCAGCGGCCGACTGCTCTCGTGA
- a CDS encoding aminotransferase class III-fold pyridoxal phosphate-dependent enzyme: MERYLAPSLAVDWPGLRVERAEGARVTAADGRVYLDFVSGMAALPLGHGHPEVVSAVREQAERLLHGPLGVFYYDVLLDLAEELAAVLPGGIATFFFGNSGTEAVEGAVKLARFVTGRPMVVAFRGAFHGRSLGSLALTASKAFYRHGYLPLPGVVHSRFPYPLADGLEPEAAVAAALEELDALFRHVVAPEDVAAIVVEPVQGEGGYVVPPRGFLEGLRERADRAGALLVFDEVQTGFGRTGDFFAAQTFGVTPDVMALAKAMSSGLPLGATAARPELMARWPAGTHGTTFGGSPLAAAAALATLRVLRRERLPERARRLGEAATAELRRLAERHPGLVREVRGPGLMIGVECASGEVATRVLRAALERGLILYPAAPDGRVIRFIPPLNVPEADLEEGLEILGQALDEVAGRP; this comes from the coding sequence GTGGAGCGATACCTGGCGCCGTCGCTGGCGGTGGACTGGCCGGGCCTCCGCGTCGAGCGGGCGGAGGGGGCGCGGGTGACCGCGGCCGACGGCCGCGTCTACCTCGACTTCGTCTCCGGCATGGCGGCGCTGCCGCTGGGCCACGGCCACCCGGAGGTGGTGTCGGCGGTCCGGGAGCAGGCGGAGCGCCTCCTCCACGGTCCGCTGGGGGTCTTCTACTACGACGTCCTGCTGGATCTGGCGGAGGAGCTGGCGGCCGTCCTGCCCGGCGGCATCGCCACCTTCTTCTTCGGCAACTCGGGCACGGAGGCGGTGGAGGGCGCCGTCAAGCTGGCCCGCTTCGTCACCGGGCGGCCCATGGTGGTCGCCTTCCGCGGCGCCTTCCACGGCCGGAGCCTGGGCTCGCTGGCGCTGACCGCCTCCAAGGCCTTCTACCGGCACGGCTACCTGCCGCTGCCCGGGGTGGTCCACAGCCGCTTCCCCTACCCGCTGGCCGACGGCCTCGAGCCGGAGGCGGCGGTGGCGGCGGCGCTGGAGGAGCTGGACGCGCTCTTCCGCCACGTGGTGGCGCCGGAGGACGTGGCCGCCATCGTGGTCGAGCCGGTGCAGGGCGAGGGCGGCTACGTGGTGCCGCCGCGGGGCTTCCTGGAGGGCCTGCGCGAGCGCGCCGACCGCGCCGGCGCCCTGCTCGTCTTCGACGAGGTGCAGACCGGCTTCGGCCGGACCGGCGACTTCTTCGCCGCCCAGACCTTCGGCGTGACGCCGGACGTGATGGCGCTGGCCAAGGCGATGTCCTCGGGGCTGCCGCTGGGGGCGACGGCGGCGCGGCCGGAGCTGATGGCGCGCTGGCCCGCCGGCACCCACGGCACCACCTTCGGCGGCAGCCCGCTGGCGGCGGCCGCCGCGCTGGCCACGCTCCGCGTCCTGCGCCGCGAGCGGCTGCCCGAGCGCGCCCGCCGGTTGGGCGAGGCGGCGACGGCGGAGCTGCGGCGCCTGGCAGAGCGCCATCCCGGGCTGGTCCGCGAGGTGCGCGGGCCGGGGCTGATGATCGGCGTCGAGTGCGCCTCGGGGGAGGTGGCGACGCGGGTGCTCCGCGCCGCCCTGGAGCGGGGGCTCATCCTCTACCCCGCGGCGCCGGACGGCCGCGTGATCCGCTTCATCCCGCCGCTCAACGTGCCCGAGGCCGACCTGGAGGAGGGGCTGGAGATCCTGGGGCAGGCCTTGGACGAGGTGGCCGGAAGGCCATGA